The following DNA comes from Sinorhizobium mexicanum.
GCCGCCACGTGCCGGTCCCGGTGCAGGGCGCATCCACGAGCACGCGGTCGAAGCGCCCGGTAAGCGGCGCGAGCGATTCCGCCGATTCATGCACCTGCACATTGCGGGTGCCGGCTCGCTTCAGCCGCTCGATGATCGGCGCCAGCCGCTTGCGATCGGTGTCGTAGGCGTGGACCTGGCCCTTGTTGTTCATCGCGGCCGACATGGCGAGCGTCTTGCCGCCGCCGCCGGCGCAGTAGTCGAGAACCTGCTCGCCTTCCTGCGGGAAAACGAGATCGGCGACGATCTGCGAACCTTCGTCCTGAACTTCGAACCAGCCCTTCTGGAACGAGATCTCCGCCGTGACGTTCGGGAGGCGCGAGGCGCCTTCGCCGGCCGGGATGCGCACGCCGTGGCGCGCGATTGTTGCGGGTTCCGCGCCGCTTCGGTCGAGCGCCTTCAAGACCTTGTCACGGCTCGCCTTTAGCGTGTTGGCGCGCAGGTCCAGTGTCGGCCGCCCGGCAAGCGCCTGAGCCTCCTCGAGCCAGTGGTCGGAGAAGTTCTCCTCGAAAGAGGCCTGCGTCCATTCCGGAATATCCGCCTGCACATGCTTGGGCGCGCCTTCGAGCCGATGCTCGGCAAAGGCTTTCATCATTTCCGCCGAGGGAGCCTCGGGCGCGAACTTGTCGTCGGCAAGCTCCGCTGCAAGTGCCGCGGGGGTGAAGCCCCATTGCCGATACATGACCGCGTGGCCAAGCGCGGTCGCGCTGTCGCTGTCCATCAGATAGGCGTGAGAGAGCTTCATCCGCAGCGCGTCGTAGACGATATTGCCGATGGCGGCGCGGTCGCCCGATCCGGCGAAGCGGTGGGAAAGGCCCCAGTCCTTGAGCGCGTCGGCGACGGGCCGCTTCCGTTTTTCTATGTCGTCAAGAACCTCGATGGCCCCTGCGAGCCTTCCGCCCAATCGCATCTTCGATGAACTCCTTTTTCGCCGTGGTAACGGCGAAGACACCGAAGAGCAAGACGGAAGCGGTAGAAATGGCGGAGACCGCCTACTGCACGTTTCCTTAAATCGGAGCCGATCAAGGATAAAAACACGCAGCAACTAAAAGTACTGCAGCGCCCTCTGGTAAAACGTGCGGCGCCGCTGTCTCCATAAGCAAATCCGCCCGGTGCGAAAATCGGGCGGAAGTATCGGCGGATCAGGAATTGATGACCTGGTAACAGATGCTGGCGGTTCCCGAGCGGATCATCCCGATTTGCGAGGCGGCCGCCTTCG
Coding sequences within:
- a CDS encoding RsmB/NOP family class I SAM-dependent RNA methyltransferase yields the protein MRLGGRLAGAIEVLDDIEKRKRPVADALKDWGLSHRFAGSGDRAAIGNIVYDALRMKLSHAYLMDSDSATALGHAVMYRQWGFTPAALAAELADDKFAPEAPSAEMMKAFAEHRLEGAPKHVQADIPEWTQASFEENFSDHWLEEAQALAGRPTLDLRANTLKASRDKVLKALDRSGAEPATIARHGVRIPAGEGASRLPNVTAEISFQKGWFEVQDEGSQIVADLVFPQEGEQVLDYCAGGGGKTLAMSAAMNNKGQVHAYDTDRKRLAPIIERLKRAGTRNVQVHESAESLAPLTGRFDRVLVDAPCTGTGTWRRRPDTKWRLTQKNLEERLAQQEEALASAAQFVRPGGHLIYVTCSVLPEENESQVYGFCEDNPEFEILSAADIWATLFGTDKPQPWSADMKTVTLTPASTGTDGFFFCLMGRKS